The proteins below come from a single Burkholderia humptydooensis genomic window:
- a CDS encoding polysaccharide biosynthesis/export family protein: MRFDPQRPLNPEDPSSVPKVMQITPDLVREQQAAINSINAGVSALYDKPAPYNVGPGDILSIVVWDHPELVFPTQTYTIGTAYEIPSFSGAANVPGYVVSAAGDIQFPYVGVLKVVGKNQDQIREDIGRHLKSVIANPQITVRVLAFRSQRVYLDGEVKTPGPQNIDDVPMTLVEALNRAGGINVLTGDSSRIRVSRQGKNYDVNVPALLRQGIDPARILLRNGDIVRVEQREDSKVFVSGEVVKPSTVLLRNGRLTLNEALGDAGGVNPATANAKEVYVIRKSPEGGAQVFHLDGKSPVAMALAEGFELKPKDVVYVDAGGLVRWSRVINLLIPSSQQVIGSASLAK; the protein is encoded by the coding sequence ATGCGGTTCGATCCTCAGCGGCCTTTGAATCCCGAGGATCCGAGTTCGGTGCCCAAGGTGATGCAGATCACGCCGGATCTTGTTCGTGAGCAGCAGGCGGCGATCAACTCGATCAATGCGGGGGTGAGCGCACTGTACGACAAGCCAGCGCCCTACAACGTCGGGCCTGGCGACATCCTTTCCATCGTTGTATGGGATCACCCGGAGCTGGTCTTTCCCACGCAGACATACACCATCGGCACGGCGTATGAGATTCCCAGCTTCAGTGGCGCTGCCAACGTGCCCGGCTACGTGGTCAGCGCGGCAGGGGATATCCAGTTTCCCTATGTCGGCGTGCTCAAGGTTGTGGGTAAGAATCAGGATCAGATTCGTGAGGACATCGGTAGACACCTGAAATCCGTCATCGCCAATCCACAGATCACGGTGCGCGTGCTCGCGTTCCGCAGCCAACGCGTCTACCTTGACGGAGAAGTCAAGACGCCTGGTCCGCAGAACATCGACGATGTGCCCATGACCTTGGTGGAGGCGCTCAATCGTGCCGGCGGCATCAACGTGCTCACCGGCGACAGCAGTCGCATCCGTGTTTCGCGCCAAGGTAAGAACTATGACGTCAACGTGCCTGCGCTGTTGCGGCAAGGGATCGATCCCGCGCGCATTCTGCTGCGCAATGGCGATATCGTGCGCGTGGAGCAACGCGAAGACAGCAAAGTCTTCGTGAGCGGCGAGGTCGTGAAACCTTCCACCGTCCTGCTTCGCAACGGACGCCTCACGCTGAACGAGGCGCTTGGCGATGCCGGCGGCGTGAATCCTGCGACGGCTAACGCGAAGGAAGTGTATGTGATTCGCAAGAGCCCCGAGGGTGGCGCTCAGGTCTTCCACCTCGACGGCAAATCTCCGGTTGCGATGGCGTTGGCGGAAGGCTTCGAGCTCAAGCCGAAGGATGTCGTCTATGTGGATGCCGGCGGATTGGTGCGCTGGAGCCGTGTAATCAATTTGTTGATCCCTAGTTCGCAGCAGGTGATCGGTTCTGCGTCTTTGGCGAAATGA
- a CDS encoding ABC transporter substrate-binding protein, whose product MTFIRTLAAGAIVAATAWLAPGAFAQQKPITLGFSQVGAESAWRTANTVSVKSAAKDAGINLKFSDAQQKQENQIRAIRSFIAQKVDVIAFSPVVESGWEPVLTEAKAARIPVILTDRAIDVKDPSLYVTMIGSDFLEEGRRAGRWLEERYRNDAGPVNIVELQGTVGSAPANDRRAGLLEVIRSNPKFKVIASQSGDFTLAGGKQVMEAFAKTYGKRINVVYAHNDDMALGAIQAMEEAGIKPGKDVSVVSFDATKGGFQAMVAGKINVDVECSPLLGPQLMSAVKEVVAGKALPKRIVTDETVFPMSVAAQVLPTRKY is encoded by the coding sequence ATGACATTCATCAGGACGCTTGCGGCCGGCGCGATCGTTGCCGCGACGGCGTGGCTCGCGCCCGGCGCGTTCGCGCAGCAAAAGCCGATCACGCTCGGGTTTTCGCAGGTCGGCGCGGAGAGCGCGTGGCGCACCGCGAACACCGTGTCGGTGAAGAGCGCGGCGAAGGACGCCGGCATCAACCTGAAGTTCTCGGACGCCCAGCAGAAGCAGGAGAACCAGATCCGCGCGATCCGCTCGTTCATCGCGCAGAAGGTCGACGTGATCGCGTTCTCGCCCGTCGTCGAATCGGGCTGGGAGCCGGTGCTGACCGAAGCGAAGGCGGCCCGCATTCCGGTGATCCTGACCGATCGCGCGATCGACGTGAAGGACCCGTCGCTGTACGTGACGATGATCGGCTCCGACTTCCTCGAGGAAGGCCGGCGCGCGGGCCGCTGGCTCGAGGAGCGCTACCGGAACGATGCGGGGCCCGTCAACATCGTCGAGCTGCAGGGCACGGTCGGCTCCGCGCCCGCCAACGACCGCCGCGCGGGCCTGCTCGAAGTGATCAGGAGCAATCCGAAATTCAAGGTCATCGCGTCGCAGAGCGGCGACTTCACGCTCGCGGGCGGCAAGCAGGTGATGGAAGCGTTCGCGAAGACCTACGGCAAGCGGATCAACGTCGTCTACGCGCACAACGACGACATGGCGCTCGGCGCGATCCAGGCGATGGAGGAGGCGGGGATCAAGCCCGGCAAGGACGTGAGCGTCGTGTCGTTCGATGCGACGAAGGGCGGCTTCCAGGCGATGGTCGCCGGCAAGATCAACGTCGACGTCGAGTGCAGCCCGCTGCTCGGGCCGCAACTGATGAGCGCGGTGAAGGAGGTCGTCGCCGGCAAGGCGCTGCCGAAACGCATCGTGACCGATGAGACGGTGTTTCCGATGAGCGTCGCCGCGCAGGTGCTGCCGACGCGCAAATACTGA
- a CDS encoding ABC transporter permease, with protein MTRLRMLLRHPLVWPALTLALLFALDVAHRPGFLSIALLDGHLFGAPVDILNRAAPLVIVSLGMTLVIATRGIDISVGAIVAIAGAAAAIVLDADPSRVGAALAAALGVGVLAGAWNGALVAFVGMQPIIATLILMVAGRGVAQLLTGGQIVPIGAPGYLALGGGYLATAPCSVWIAIAAIAATALLVNRTALGLFIRAIGVNPVATRLVGLRSGAVVFGVYLFSGVMAAIAGILASSNVRSADGNNAGLLLELDAILAVTLGGTSLLGGRFSLAGTVLGALIIQTLTYTTYSIGVPPEATLVVKAIVVIVVTLIQSDAARATAVRHASRLLSFARSRAAAGATPR; from the coding sequence ATGACGCGGCTCAGGATGCTGCTTCGCCATCCGCTCGTGTGGCCGGCGCTGACGCTCGCGCTGCTGTTCGCGCTCGACGTCGCGCATCGACCGGGCTTCCTGTCGATCGCGCTGCTCGACGGTCATCTGTTCGGCGCGCCGGTCGATATCCTGAACCGCGCGGCGCCGCTCGTCATCGTGTCGCTCGGGATGACGCTCGTGATCGCGACGCGCGGGATCGACATCTCGGTCGGCGCGATCGTCGCGATCGCCGGCGCGGCCGCGGCGATCGTGCTCGACGCGGACCCGTCGCGCGTCGGCGCGGCGCTTGCCGCCGCGCTCGGCGTCGGCGTGCTCGCGGGCGCGTGGAACGGCGCGCTCGTCGCATTCGTCGGGATGCAGCCGATCATCGCGACGCTGATCCTGATGGTCGCGGGCCGCGGCGTCGCGCAACTGCTGACGGGCGGCCAGATCGTTCCGATCGGCGCGCCCGGCTACCTCGCGCTCGGCGGCGGCTATCTCGCGACGGCGCCGTGCTCGGTGTGGATCGCGATCGCGGCGATCGCCGCGACGGCGCTGCTCGTGAATCGCACCGCGCTCGGCCTGTTCATTCGTGCGATCGGCGTGAACCCGGTCGCAACAAGGCTCGTCGGGCTGCGATCCGGCGCGGTGGTGTTCGGCGTCTATCTGTTTTCCGGCGTGATGGCCGCTATCGCCGGAATCCTCGCGAGCTCGAACGTGCGCAGCGCCGACGGCAACAATGCGGGCCTGCTGCTCGAGCTCGACGCGATCCTCGCGGTGACGCTCGGCGGCACGTCGCTGCTCGGCGGCCGCTTCAGCCTCGCCGGCACCGTGCTCGGCGCGCTGATCATCCAGACGCTCACCTATACGACGTATTCGATCGGCGTGCCGCCGGAAGCGACGCTCGTCGTCAAGGCGATCGTCGTGATCGTGGTGACGCTGATCCAGTCGGACGCGGCGCGCGCGACGGCCGTCCGGCACGCGTCGCGGCTGCTGTCGTTCGCGCGCTCGCGCGCCGCCGCCGGAGCGACGCCGCGATGA
- the yjfF gene encoding galactofuranose ABC transporter, permease protein YjfF gives MNRFLARLADPRTLPIVVTVGLFAALLGFGAVMYTGFFSMQVLTGLFVDNAFLLIVAIGMTFVIVSGGIDLSVGSVVALTTIFCAVGAERLHWPVWAIAPLVLAFGALYGAAMGALIHCFRLQPFIVTLAGMFLARGACFLITTQSITINEPTFHAIAGIGVPIGGGRLSAGALIALATLAAAVYVAHFTRFGRNVYAIGGNERSALLMGLPVARTKIGVYALSGLCSALGGIVFTLYVLSGYGLQGQGMELDAIAATVIGGTLLTGGVGYVIGSVFGVGILGTIQTLITFDGTLSSWWTRIVIGALLCVFCLLQRVIERHATRRRTGGTGLDAQRRPPETGPSRPDAHAEGAALVSTMRRL, from the coding sequence ATGAACCGATTCCTTGCCAGGCTCGCCGACCCGCGCACGCTGCCGATCGTCGTGACGGTCGGGCTGTTCGCCGCGCTGCTCGGGTTCGGGGCCGTGATGTACACGGGTTTCTTCTCAATGCAGGTGCTCACGGGACTCTTCGTCGACAATGCGTTCCTGCTGATCGTCGCGATCGGGATGACGTTCGTGATCGTGTCGGGCGGCATCGACCTGTCGGTCGGCTCTGTCGTCGCGCTGACGACGATCTTCTGCGCGGTGGGCGCCGAGCGGCTGCACTGGCCGGTGTGGGCGATCGCGCCGCTCGTGCTCGCGTTCGGCGCGCTGTACGGCGCGGCGATGGGCGCGCTGATCCATTGCTTCCGGCTGCAGCCGTTCATCGTCACGCTCGCCGGAATGTTTCTCGCGCGCGGCGCGTGCTTTCTCATCACGACGCAGTCGATCACGATCAACGAGCCGACGTTTCACGCGATCGCGGGCATCGGTGTGCCGATCGGCGGCGGCAGGCTGAGCGCGGGCGCGCTGATCGCGCTCGCCACGCTGGCCGCCGCGGTCTACGTCGCGCATTTCACGCGCTTTGGCCGCAACGTCTACGCGATCGGCGGCAACGAGCGCTCGGCGCTGCTGATGGGGCTGCCGGTCGCGCGCACGAAGATCGGCGTCTATGCGCTGAGCGGGCTGTGCTCAGCGCTTGGCGGCATCGTGTTCACGCTGTACGTGCTGTCGGGCTACGGGTTGCAGGGGCAGGGCATGGAGCTCGACGCGATCGCGGCGACCGTGATCGGCGGCACGCTGCTCACGGGCGGCGTCGGGTACGTGATCGGCTCGGTGTTCGGCGTCGGCATACTCGGCACGATCCAGACGCTGATCACGTTCGACGGCACGTTGAGCTCGTGGTGGACGCGGATCGTGATCGGCGCGCTGCTGTGCGTGTTCTGCCTGTTGCAGCGGGTCATCGAGCGGCACGCGACGCGACGGCGCACGGGCGGCACCGGGCTCGACGCGCAGCGCCGGCCGCCGGAAACCGGGCCCTCGCGGCCGGACGCGCACGCAGAGGGCGCGGCTCTGGTGTCGACGATGCGGCGGCTGTAG
- a CDS encoding sugar ABC transporter ATP-binding protein, with protein MTNPPVVEMIDIDKAFPGVRALRRVRFRLFPGEIHALMGQNGAGKSTLINVLTGVHAHDAGEIRVGGRPVRFAAPREAEAAGIRTLYQEVNLCPNLSVAENVFAGRQPMKRGAIDWKTIHARSRDALADLRLSIDVTRSLDAYPIAVQQMVAIARAVSVDARVLILDEPTSSLDDGEVARLFDVLRRLKASGIAILFVTHFLEQTYAVSDRITVMRNGEREGEYLARELPVDALVAKMTGRERMPDTPRAEAAARASDARAAAPFLSMRRAGRRGMMQPLDLDVRPGEILGLAGLLGSGRTETARLAFAAERTDTGAIEIDGARARLASPRDAVRRGIAYCPEDRKKEGIVAALSIRENIVLALQARRGWWRLIGRARQREIADTYIARLGIKARDAEQPIGLLSGGNQQKVLLARWLATEPKLLILDEPTRGIDVAAKFDIMERVLALCAKGLAILFISSEIGEVVRVSHRIAVLRDRRMIAELAGGDASEERIYRLIAGGQS; from the coding sequence ATGACGAATCCGCCGGTGGTCGAGATGATCGACATCGACAAGGCGTTTCCGGGCGTCCGCGCGCTGCGGCGCGTGCGCTTTCGCCTGTTTCCGGGCGAGATCCACGCGCTGATGGGGCAGAACGGCGCGGGCAAGTCGACGCTGATCAACGTGCTGACCGGCGTGCACGCGCACGACGCCGGCGAGATCCGCGTCGGCGGCCGGCCGGTGCGCTTCGCCGCGCCGCGGGAAGCCGAGGCGGCGGGCATCCGGACGCTCTACCAGGAAGTGAACCTGTGCCCGAACCTGTCGGTCGCCGAGAACGTGTTCGCGGGCCGGCAGCCGATGAAGCGCGGCGCGATCGACTGGAAGACGATCCATGCGCGCTCGCGCGACGCGCTCGCCGATCTGAGGCTGTCGATCGACGTCACGCGCTCGCTCGACGCGTATCCGATCGCGGTGCAGCAGATGGTCGCGATCGCGCGGGCCGTGTCGGTCGACGCGCGCGTGCTGATTCTCGACGAGCCGACGTCGAGCCTCGACGACGGCGAGGTCGCGCGGCTGTTCGACGTGCTGCGGCGGCTGAAGGCGTCGGGCATCGCGATCCTGTTCGTCACGCATTTTCTCGAGCAGACCTATGCGGTCTCCGACCGGATCACCGTGATGCGCAACGGCGAGCGCGAAGGCGAGTATCTGGCGCGCGAGCTGCCCGTCGACGCGCTCGTCGCGAAGATGACCGGCCGCGAGCGGATGCCCGACACGCCGCGGGCGGAGGCGGCCGCGCGCGCGAGCGACGCCCGCGCGGCCGCGCCGTTCCTGTCGATGCGGCGCGCCGGCCGGCGCGGGATGATGCAGCCGCTCGATCTCGACGTGCGGCCGGGCGAGATCCTCGGCCTCGCCGGGCTGCTCGGCTCGGGCCGCACCGAAACCGCGCGCCTCGCGTTCGCCGCGGAACGCACGGACACCGGCGCGATCGAGATCGACGGCGCGCGCGCGCGGCTCGCGTCGCCGCGCGATGCGGTGCGGCGCGGGATCGCGTACTGCCCGGAAGACCGCAAGAAGGAGGGGATCGTCGCCGCGCTGTCGATCCGCGAGAACATCGTGCTCGCGCTGCAGGCGCGGCGCGGCTGGTGGCGGCTGATCGGCCGCGCGCGCCAGCGCGAGATCGCCGATACCTACATCGCGCGGCTCGGCATCAAGGCGCGCGACGCGGAGCAGCCGATCGGCCTGCTGTCGGGCGGCAACCAGCAGAAGGTGCTGCTCGCGCGCTGGCTCGCGACGGAGCCGAAGCTGCTGATTCTCGACGAGCCGACGCGCGGCATCGACGTCGCCGCGAAGTTCGACATCATGGAGCGCGTGCTCGCGCTCTGCGCGAAAGGGCTCGCGATCCTGTTCATCTCGTCGGAGATCGGCGAGGTGGTGCGCGTGAGCCACCGGATCGCGGTGCTGCGCGACCGGCGCATGATCGCCGAGCTGGCCGGCGGCGACGCGTCCGAGGAGCGGATCTACCGGCTGATCGCGGGAGGCCAGTCATGA
- a CDS encoding polysaccharide biosynthesis tyrosine autokinase, whose product MNQNPPYLSEVEPQDDEINLVRYLDVLLSNLWLIAAITAVVTALGIAYALMARPIYQADILVQVEDSPNNAKSLLSDVSNLFDVKTEAGAEIEILRSRMVVGKAVDNLNLYLEATPRYFPLFGRWLAARNKSLSEPGFLGFGGYVWGSEAIRVASFEVPQELEGQAFKLTALGADRFRIEQPSLDKPIEGRAGEALSVAQSVGTIKLDVAELKAKPGAGFVLVRHSRLKTLESLQGRLNIAERGKQSGIISASLEGADPKLTAAVLNEIGEQYVAQNVKRKAAEAEKSLTFLDDLLPRLKYELDQAESRYNAVRNRRGTFDLGEEAKVYLEESVATQAKLLELKQKRAELLTRFTSAHPGVAAVDQQIAALESRIAAVSGRIKNLPDLEQDTLRVMRDVKVDNELYVNLLNNMQQLRLVKAGKVGNVRLVDSAPVPEEPVKPKRAMVVALAAFLGAVLGVVAAFVRSALFGGITDPQDIEQHTGLSVYATVPLSRAQATLAENIRARKPGTHLLASRYPNERSIESLRSLRTALQFAMVDAGNNRVLLTGPTPGVGKSFISANLAALVASADKRVLLVDADMRKGHLNGYLGKGREPGLADALTGSIALDKVIQREVFPGLDLIAAGTLPPNPAELLLSERAGQLLDSLSERYDLMLIDTPPVLAVSDTAIIAARCGVVFLVTRFGETTIGEVAESARQLRHANVNVNGVIFNALDPNGFRYGYGYKYGRYRYASYGYAAQVGDKG is encoded by the coding sequence ATGAACCAGAATCCTCCGTACCTTTCTGAAGTCGAGCCCCAGGACGATGAGATCAATCTCGTGCGGTACCTGGATGTGCTTCTCTCCAATCTGTGGCTGATCGCGGCCATTACCGCTGTCGTGACGGCGCTTGGAATTGCCTATGCGCTGATGGCACGCCCCATCTACCAGGCGGACATCCTCGTTCAGGTCGAGGACAGCCCCAATAACGCCAAGAGCTTGCTGAGCGATGTCTCCAACCTCTTCGACGTGAAGACCGAAGCCGGAGCCGAGATTGAGATCCTGCGCTCGCGCATGGTGGTCGGCAAAGCGGTTGACAACCTGAACCTGTATCTCGAGGCGACGCCCAGGTACTTCCCGCTGTTTGGGCGCTGGCTGGCCGCGAGGAACAAGTCGCTGTCAGAACCGGGCTTCCTGGGCTTTGGCGGTTATGTCTGGGGGAGTGAGGCCATCAGGGTTGCCTCGTTCGAAGTGCCGCAGGAACTGGAAGGGCAAGCATTCAAGCTGACGGCGTTGGGGGCGGACCGTTTCCGCATCGAACAGCCGAGCCTCGACAAGCCAATCGAAGGTCGTGCCGGAGAGGCGCTGAGCGTGGCGCAATCCGTTGGCACCATCAAGTTGGATGTGGCGGAGCTCAAGGCCAAACCAGGGGCCGGTTTTGTCCTGGTTCGTCACTCCAGGCTCAAGACCCTGGAATCTCTGCAAGGCAGACTCAACATTGCCGAGCGCGGCAAGCAGAGCGGCATCATCAGCGCCTCGCTGGAGGGTGCTGATCCCAAGTTGACCGCCGCAGTTCTCAACGAGATCGGCGAGCAATATGTCGCGCAAAACGTCAAGCGCAAAGCGGCGGAAGCGGAAAAGTCGCTCACGTTCCTGGACGATTTGCTGCCACGGCTCAAGTATGAACTGGACCAGGCCGAAAGCCGCTACAACGCGGTGCGGAACAGGCGCGGCACCTTCGATCTGGGCGAGGAGGCGAAGGTTTACCTTGAAGAAAGCGTGGCCACGCAGGCAAAGCTGCTGGAACTGAAGCAGAAACGTGCGGAATTGCTGACGCGCTTTACATCCGCTCACCCGGGCGTTGCCGCAGTGGATCAACAGATTGCCGCGCTTGAATCCAGGATCGCCGCGGTGAGCGGCAGGATCAAGAACCTGCCGGATCTGGAGCAGGACACCCTGCGCGTGATGCGAGACGTTAAGGTCGACAACGAGCTGTACGTGAACCTGCTTAACAACATGCAGCAGCTCAGGTTGGTAAAGGCCGGCAAGGTGGGCAACGTGCGGCTCGTCGACAGCGCCCCGGTACCGGAGGAGCCCGTCAAGCCAAAACGGGCGATGGTTGTCGCCTTGGCGGCTTTCCTGGGGGCCGTACTGGGTGTGGTGGCTGCATTTGTGCGCAGCGCCCTCTTTGGCGGCATTACCGATCCACAAGACATCGAGCAGCACACCGGTCTTAGCGTGTATGCCACGGTACCGCTTTCGCGGGCCCAGGCAACCTTGGCCGAGAACATCAGGGCGCGCAAGCCGGGAACTCACCTTCTTGCCAGTCGCTATCCCAACGAACGCTCAATCGAGAGTCTGCGCAGCCTGCGTACCGCGTTGCAATTTGCGATGGTGGACGCCGGCAACAACCGTGTCCTGTTGACCGGCCCGACGCCAGGCGTTGGCAAGTCGTTTATTTCGGCCAACCTTGCTGCGCTGGTTGCCTCTGCCGACAAGCGCGTGCTGCTGGTGGATGCAGACATGCGCAAGGGTCATCTGAACGGGTACTTGGGCAAGGGGCGGGAACCAGGTCTTGCCGACGCGCTGACGGGCTCTATCGCGCTGGACAAGGTGATCCAGCGGGAAGTGTTTCCGGGCCTCGACCTGATCGCCGCGGGGACGCTGCCGCCCAATCCGGCCGAACTCCTGCTCAGCGAACGCGCGGGGCAATTGCTGGATTCGCTCAGCGAACGTTACGACCTGATGCTGATCGATACCCCGCCGGTGCTGGCCGTATCGGATACGGCCATCATCGCAGCGCGCTGCGGCGTGGTGTTCCTCGTGACCCGGTTTGGAGAGACCACCATCGGGGAAGTCGCGGAATCCGCCAGGCAGCTCCGGCATGCCAATGTGAATGTGAACGGCGTGATCTTCAACGCGCTGGATCCGAACGGCTTCCGTTATGGCTACGGGTACAAGTACGGCCGCTATCGCTACGCATCCTACGGATATGCAGCGCAGGTCGGGGACAAGGGCTAG
- a CDS encoding helix-turn-helix transcriptional regulator, whose product MASNLQLVEDTFSAMGEATILLSTSCMVVHASDLAKSLLGNLHGLSVKQGKLWHPSAAVLDNLSKAVVTTLETGQRSRTTVPLEWGETLTLDMTVAHPRIHLSEAPLVFVRIRRNSALNGADVGNLITAFSISRAEAKVLAGLVAGLMPSECAIQNGVRESTVRTQIANLKRKMQCSRIVDLVKLALLA is encoded by the coding sequence ATGGCAAGCAATCTCCAACTGGTGGAAGACACTTTCTCCGCAATGGGCGAGGCGACGATTCTCCTGTCGACCTCTTGTATGGTCGTGCATGCTTCTGACCTCGCCAAATCGCTGCTGGGCAACCTGCACGGCCTGAGCGTCAAGCAGGGAAAGCTATGGCACCCCAGCGCTGCCGTCCTGGACAATTTATCCAAGGCCGTGGTGACGACGCTCGAGACCGGGCAACGCTCGAGGACGACGGTCCCGCTTGAATGGGGAGAGACCTTGACCCTGGATATGACGGTGGCGCACCCGCGCATCCATCTTTCCGAAGCGCCTCTTGTCTTTGTCCGGATCCGCCGGAACAGCGCGCTGAATGGGGCGGACGTCGGCAACTTGATCACCGCGTTCAGCATCTCCAGGGCGGAAGCCAAAGTGCTGGCCGGACTCGTGGCGGGCCTGATGCCATCGGAGTGCGCTATCCAGAATGGCGTCCGCGAGAGCACGGTGCGCACACAGATTGCAAATCTGAAAAGAAAGATGCAGTGCAGTCGGATCGTAGATCTAGTGAAGCTTGCGCTGCTGGCGTAA
- a CDS encoding GlxA family transcriptional regulator: MEWRGADDESGERSRRFSESGMPEGVRKVAIVVFENFSLTEVCLIVEMLRIGNELALGDPKKPAFSVAVLSSRQALVPSGSFVQLFARATAAHDARLFETVFVAGGAGARAASHDADLLSWLRELPGHALVMGLAPGAEAILSMSGRTGNPVAGYKVLADDSAVWRAVTCTRTTGEGRGTVQYELAVDAVLSMVRSDFGPRVALELERRVNSHLRMNFVDTAGPGSNDKRILSDRIAWSVRWIHENSEHPVSVADLARHVSMSERNFLRRFKREIGQTPSEYLTRVRIYLARRLLVDSDLPLDKIARRCGLFNGDHLRKLFQKHFLMSPADYRRTARNVLEGMHGNIGASPFCQRTECGHGLDGCSAGALQVERSGREVGHGTTSKKTVGVAQRMT; encoded by the coding sequence ATGGAATGGAGAGGCGCGGACGATGAAAGCGGGGAGCGATCCCGGAGATTTTCAGAAAGCGGAATGCCGGAGGGGGTGCGGAAGGTCGCGATCGTCGTTTTCGAGAACTTTTCGCTGACAGAGGTTTGCTTGATCGTCGAGATGCTCCGGATCGGGAATGAACTGGCTCTTGGCGATCCGAAAAAGCCTGCATTCAGCGTGGCGGTGCTATCGAGCCGGCAGGCCCTCGTTCCGAGCGGATCATTCGTGCAATTGTTTGCAAGAGCAACCGCTGCTCACGACGCGCGGCTATTTGAAACGGTATTTGTTGCCGGAGGAGCGGGCGCGCGTGCCGCCTCGCATGATGCGGACCTGCTGTCGTGGCTGCGCGAATTGCCAGGGCATGCTCTCGTGATGGGCCTTGCACCGGGTGCCGAGGCAATTCTGTCAATGAGTGGGCGCACCGGCAATCCGGTCGCCGGGTACAAAGTCCTTGCGGACGATAGTGCCGTGTGGCGCGCGGTAACCTGTACGCGTACGACGGGCGAGGGGCGGGGCACCGTCCAGTACGAACTGGCCGTTGACGCGGTGCTGTCGATGGTGCGCAGCGACTTTGGCCCACGGGTGGCGTTGGAACTGGAGAGACGGGTCAACTCGCATCTGCGGATGAACTTCGTCGATACGGCCGGGCCAGGCAGCAACGACAAGCGCATATTGAGCGATCGCATTGCGTGGTCGGTACGGTGGATTCACGAAAACAGCGAGCACCCGGTTTCCGTTGCCGATCTGGCCCGGCATGTATCGATGAGCGAGCGCAACTTTCTGCGCCGATTCAAGCGCGAGATCGGCCAGACGCCGAGCGAGTATCTGACGCGCGTTCGCATCTATCTTGCGCGGCGTCTGCTCGTCGATTCCGATCTGCCACTCGACAAGATTGCGCGGCGCTGCGGCCTGTTCAACGGCGATCATCTGCGCAAGCTCTTTCAGAAGCATTTCCTGATGTCGCCAGCGGACTATCGAAGGACTGCCCGCAACGTACTGGAGGGGATGCACGGGAACATAGGCGCTTCCCCTTTTTGCCAGCGGACTGAGTGCGGCCACGGCTTGGATGGCTGCTCCGCGGGAGCCTTGCAGGTTGAACGGTCTGGACGGGAAGTCGGGCACGGCACGACGTCGAAAAAAACCGTCGGCGTGGCGCAACGAATGACATAA
- a CDS encoding low molecular weight protein-tyrosine-phosphatase: protein MIKSILVVCVGNICRSPMTVGLLQQAMPELTMFSAGLGALVGNPADSMAVQLLSELGADISGHRAQQMNSELAGRADLILVMDNDQRGEVQLLYPQASGKVFRLGELVKMDIPDPYGEPRRAFEHALHLIREGIDTWVPRIRGLR from the coding sequence ATGATCAAGTCGATTCTGGTTGTGTGCGTTGGCAACATCTGCCGCAGCCCCATGACGGTGGGGCTGTTGCAGCAGGCTATGCCTGAACTGACCATGTTCTCCGCGGGGCTGGGCGCTCTGGTGGGAAATCCGGCGGACTCCATGGCTGTGCAGCTTCTGTCGGAACTGGGCGCCGATATTTCGGGCCATCGCGCACAGCAAATGAATAGTGAGCTTGCCGGCCGTGCTGACCTGATCCTGGTGATGGATAACGACCAGAGGGGCGAAGTCCAGCTTTTGTATCCCCAGGCATCCGGCAAGGTGTTCCGGCTGGGTGAGTTGGTCAAGATGGATATTCCCGACCCTTACGGCGAGCCGCGCCGTGCGTTCGAGCACGCGCTGCACTTGATTCGAGAAGGCATCGACACGTGGGTGCCCCGTATTCGTGGGCTTCGCTAA